A part of Deltaproteobacteria bacterium genomic DNA contains:
- a CDS encoding monovalent cation/H+ antiporter subunit D family protein: METIVSIRPFIAILASAVVVALIIMSRNRPNLRESWTYLAALVKFALVVSMFPDIFSGKIIEYTLFTVLPGIELKFRVDALGLFFATTASFLWIIATTYSIGYMRSLNEHAQTRYYACFAIALSSALGVAFSANLFTLYLFYEVLSIMTYPLVAHHEDDEAWEGSKKYIVYLMGASKTFLLGALILTYMITGTLDFQQGGIFNTGMSQTLVTITYVCFLLGFAKAGIMPLHNWLPSAMVAPTPVSGLLHAVAVVKVGVFSVVRVMLHTFGIDVMSAFNLGMPTVYFVSITILAASVIALTKDDLKARLAYSTVSQLSYVILGVALLTPHGISGGILHIGNHAFSKITLFFCAGSIFVASHIKKISNLSGIGYKMPLTMAAFTIGALSMIGVPAMAGFTSKWYMGIGAMEAMDTVPLIVLLASTVLNAAYFLPIVFKAYFESPEGNVHLEGVKEAPKFVLVPLLVTAVITVAIGVYPDFLLSLAERVLQ, encoded by the coding sequence ATGGAAACGATAGTATCCATAAGGCCCTTCATAGCGATTCTGGCCTCGGCAGTGGTCGTGGCCCTGATAATCATGTCGAGGAACAGGCCAAACCTGAGGGAATCGTGGACCTACCTCGCGGCGCTCGTCAAGTTCGCGCTCGTTGTCTCGATGTTCCCGGACATATTCTCCGGGAAGATAATCGAGTACACGTTGTTTACGGTGCTGCCCGGAATAGAGCTCAAGTTCAGGGTTGACGCGCTCGGGCTGTTTTTCGCCACTACCGCGTCATTTCTCTGGATTATCGCGACTACCTACTCCATCGGCTACATGCGCTCCCTTAACGAGCACGCGCAGACCCGCTATTACGCCTGCTTCGCCATAGCTCTCTCCTCCGCGCTCGGAGTGGCCTTCTCGGCGAACCTCTTTACGCTCTACCTCTTCTACGAGGTGCTGAGCATAATGACCTATCCGCTGGTCGCGCACCACGAGGACGACGAGGCCTGGGAGGGAAGCAAGAAGTACATTGTGTACCTCATGGGCGCCTCGAAGACCTTCCTCCTCGGCGCGCTCATACTCACGTACATGATTACCGGCACGCTGGATTTCCAGCAGGGCGGCATATTCAATACCGGGATGTCGCAGACGCTCGTTACCATCACGTATGTCTGCTTCCTCCTCGGGTTTGCGAAGGCTGGCATAATGCCGCTCCATAACTGGCTGCCGTCCGCGATGGTCGCCCCGACGCCGGTGAGCGGACTCCTGCACGCGGTCGCGGTCGTCAAGGTCGGGGTCTTCTCTGTCGTGAGGGTCATGCTCCACACCTTCGGCATAGACGTGATGTCCGCCTTCAACCTGGGGATGCCCACGGTCTATTTCGTCTCGATAACAATACTTGCGGCATCGGTAATAGCGCTCACCAAGGACGACCTGAAGGCCAGGCTCGCCTATTCGACTGTAAGCCAGCTCTCATACGTCATACTCGGCGTTGCGCTCCTTACGCCACACGGCATATCGGGCGGGATACTCCATATCGGGAACCATGCCTTCTCGAAAATAACGCTCTTCTTCTGCGCGGGATCGATTTTCGTTGCTTCGCACATAAAAAAGATAAGCAACCTGAGCGGCATAGGGTACAAGATGCCGCTTACCATGGCGGCCTTCACGATAGGGGCCCTGAGCATGATAGGCGTCCCGGCCATGGCCGGGTTCACGAGCAAATGGTACATGGGCATAGGCGCAATGGAAGCCATGGACACCGTCCCGCTCATCGTACTTCTCGCGAGCACGGTGCTTAACGCGGCATACTTCCTGCCGATCGTCTTCAAGGCCTATTTCGAGAGCCCTGAGGGGAACGTCCATCTGGAAGGCGTGAAGGAGGCCCCGAAATTCGTGCTGGTCCCGCTCCTTGTGACCGCCGTCATAACCGTTGCGATAGGCGTCTACCCCGACTTCCTCCTGTCGCTCGCTGAGAGGGTGCTGCAATGA
- a CDS encoding NADH-quinone oxidoreductase subunit N: MNGPDVAAFFSPGDFLAILPEMVIAGMACIILMVDLVVPRSKRWVVPALAVLSVAVAAWFSWNLAGSGISAFSGMFVLDGYSAFFKLIFYIVAVFAVLVSLRYIKTEEIDLGEYYVLMLFSLSGMMIMASGSDLLTIYLGLELASLPVYALVGFLQTSRKSNEAAMKYVILGAFSSAILLYGISLIYGLTGTTQLAAISAALEAGAVTGPLFTLAVIMLVAGFAFKVAGFPFHMWAPDAYEGAPTPITAFMAAGPKAAAFAVIMRVFLEGLFPAYDNWQMAIAAIAVGSMVVGNITAIMQTSIKRMLAFSSVGHAGYALLGIVAGSEEGMASVMFYLLVYAFMNLGIFGIIILMRKDSQSGDQISHYAGLAKSNRLTALAMLVFLFSLAGIPPTAGFVAKFYVFMALIHKGMVGLAVIAALMSAVAAYYYIRIVMLMYMREPEKEFALASSRGLLCVLIIALAAVVALGVYPAYFINLARYAAFPL, encoded by the coding sequence ATGAACGGTCCTGATGTAGCCGCGTTCTTTTCACCCGGGGATTTCCTGGCCATACTGCCGGAGATGGTCATAGCCGGTATGGCCTGCATTATCCTCATGGTGGACCTTGTTGTCCCGCGCTCGAAGAGGTGGGTCGTGCCTGCGCTTGCGGTCCTGTCGGTGGCCGTAGCTGCCTGGTTCTCCTGGAACCTCGCGGGCTCGGGTATTTCAGCCTTCTCTGGAATGTTCGTGCTGGACGGCTATTCGGCCTTTTTCAAGCTCATATTCTACATAGTCGCGGTCTTCGCGGTCCTTGTATCGTTACGCTACATAAAGACCGAGGAGATAGACCTCGGAGAGTATTACGTCCTCATGCTCTTCTCCCTCTCGGGCATGATGATAATGGCCTCGGGTTCCGACCTCCTGACCATCTATCTCGGGCTCGAGCTCGCCTCGCTTCCGGTCTACGCCCTCGTCGGTTTCCTGCAAACGAGCAGGAAATCGAACGAAGCCGCGATGAAGTACGTCATCCTCGGCGCATTCTCGTCGGCCATACTCCTTTACGGCATATCGCTCATATACGGCCTTACGGGGACCACACAGCTCGCGGCCATATCGGCGGCGCTTGAGGCCGGAGCCGTAACCGGGCCGCTCTTCACGCTGGCGGTGATAATGCTCGTTGCGGGCTTCGCCTTCAAGGTGGCGGGCTTCCCGTTCCACATGTGGGCGCCGGACGCCTACGAGGGCGCGCCCACGCCCATAACAGCATTCATGGCCGCAGGGCCAAAGGCCGCGGCGTTCGCGGTCATAATGAGGGTCTTCCTCGAAGGCCTCTTCCCGGCATACGACAATTGGCAGATGGCCATAGCGGCGATAGCCGTGGGAAGCATGGTCGTCGGCAACATAACCGCCATAATGCAGACCAGCATAAAGCGGATGCTCGCCTTCTCGAGCGTCGGCCACGCGGGGTACGCGCTTCTGGGCATCGTGGCCGGAAGCGAGGAGGGGATGGCGAGCGTCATGTTCTATCTCCTCGTATACGCGTTCATGAACCTCGGGATATTCGGGATAATCATACTGATGAGGAAGGACAGCCAGTCCGGCGACCAGATATCGCACTACGCCGGGCTTGCAAAGTCTAACAGGCTCACGGCCCTTGCGATGCTGGTATTCCTCTTCTCGCTCGCGGGAATACCGCCGACCGCGGGGTTCGTGGCCAAGTTCTACGTCTTCATGGCCCTTATCCACAAGGGCATGGTAGGCCTTGCGGTAATAGCCGCCCTCATGAGCGCGGTCGCGGCGTACTACTACATACGGATAGTCATGCTCATGTACATGAGGGAGCCTGAAAAGGAATTCGCGCTTGCAAGCTCGCGGGGCCTCCTGTGCGTGCTTATAATCGCCCTGGCGGCGGTCGTCGCACTGGGAGTATATCCGGCTTACTTCATAAACCTCGCCCGCTACGCGGCGTTCCCGCTGTAG
- a CDS encoding NADH-quinone oxidoreductase subunit M, which produces MSGHLLSSIVFLPVLGALVILFIKDARAIRWVALVTLAADFALAIPLMNAFDVSTHSMQFVERHEWIPAWNISYYLGVDGISVLFVFLTAFLGIICVLASWKAIEKKVKEFMIALLIMQAAMLGVFSALDMFLFYLFWEAMLIPMYLIIGVWGGPNRVYSAIKFFLYTLAGSILMLVGMIALYFAAGKTFDMLVLMEHKYSFAFQIWVFMAFFVAFAVKVPMFPFHTWLPDAHVEAPTAGSIILAGVLLKMGTYGFLRFCLTMFPDASRFFATPIVIISIVAIIYGAFLALAQKDLKKLIAYSSISHMGFITMGIFLFNKNGIEGAILQMFNHGITTSALFLCIGLIYERTHTRQIGDYGWAASRVPVYATFLFIFTLASLGFPGTNGFIGEILIAFGAYEVYKPYLILLLIGIVGGAAYMLYMYKSMAFGADSHGHGGHGHGHGDSHGHKVWDVDFREAIALLALVVFVFWVGFHPEDFLGYMHESVGNLINQANASKFEGFGL; this is translated from the coding sequence ATGTCCGGACACCTCTTGAGCTCAATCGTATTCCTGCCGGTCCTCGGGGCGCTCGTAATCCTGTTCATTAAGGATGCGCGCGCGATACGGTGGGTGGCGCTCGTAACGCTGGCCGCGGATTTCGCCCTGGCCATCCCGCTCATGAACGCATTCGACGTCTCCACCCACAGCATGCAATTCGTTGAAAGGCACGAGTGGATACCGGCCTGGAACATATCATACTACCTGGGCGTTGACGGCATAAGCGTCCTTTTCGTATTCCTAACGGCGTTCCTCGGCATAATATGCGTGCTCGCGTCCTGGAAGGCGATCGAGAAGAAGGTCAAGGAGTTCATGATAGCGCTCCTTATAATGCAGGCGGCCATGCTGGGGGTCTTTTCGGCCCTCGACATGTTCCTCTTCTACCTCTTCTGGGAGGCTATGCTCATACCCATGTACCTCATAATAGGGGTCTGGGGCGGGCCGAACCGCGTCTACTCGGCTATAAAGTTCTTCCTCTACACGCTAGCCGGGAGCATCCTCATGCTCGTGGGCATGATAGCTCTCTACTTCGCGGCCGGGAAGACCTTCGACATGCTGGTCCTCATGGAGCACAAGTACAGCTTCGCGTTCCAGATATGGGTCTTCATGGCGTTCTTCGTGGCCTTTGCGGTGAAGGTGCCGATGTTCCCGTTCCATACATGGCTCCCGGACGCGCACGTCGAGGCTCCGACGGCAGGCAGTATCATCCTAGCCGGAGTGCTTCTCAAGATGGGCACCTACGGATTCCTTAGATTCTGCCTCACGATGTTTCCGGACGCGTCGAGGTTCTTCGCTACCCCTATAGTCATAATCTCGATTGTCGCCATAATCTACGGGGCGTTCCTGGCCCTTGCGCAGAAAGACCTTAAGAAGCTCATCGCGTACTCGAGCATAAGCCACATGGGCTTCATCACCATGGGCATATTCCTTTTCAACAAGAACGGCATAGAGGGCGCGATACTCCAGATGTTCAACCACGGCATAACCACGAGCGCGCTATTCCTCTGCATAGGTCTTATCTACGAAAGGACGCACACGAGGCAAATAGGCGACTACGGCTGGGCGGCTTCCCGCGTGCCCGTCTACGCTACGTTCCTCTTCATATTCACGCTCGCTTCGCTCGGCTTCCCGGGGACGAACGGCTTCATAGGCGAGATACTTATCGCCTTCGGCGCCTACGAGGTCTACAAGCCGTATCTCATCCTGCTACTTATAGGCATCGTGGGCGGCGCAGCCTACATGCTCTACATGTATAAGAGCATGGCCTTCGGCGCTGACAGCCACGGGCACGGCGGCCACGGACACGGCCACGGCGACTCGCACGGGCACAAGGTATGGGATGTGGATTTCAGGGAGGCAATAGCCCTTCTCGCCCTCGTCGTCTTCGTTTTCTGGGTGGGCTTCCATCCCGAGGATTTCCTCGGATACATGCACGAATCGGTAGGCAACCTGATAAACCAGGCCAATGCCAGCAAATTTGAGGGTTTTGGATTATGA
- the nuoK gene encoding NADH-quinone oxidoreductase subunit NuoK, whose product MVPVTWYIALSAVLFMIGAAGVLTRRNVIVILMSIELMLNSVNINFMAFSYLLGDMTGQIFTIFTITVAAAEVAVALGILIALVRSNKTFNVDEIDALKG is encoded by the coding sequence ATGGTCCCGGTTACCTGGTACATAGCGCTTTCAGCCGTCCTTTTCATGATAGGGGCGGCCGGGGTCCTCACGAGGCGGAACGTCATCGTGATCCTCATGTCCATTGAGCTCATGCTCAATTCCGTGAACATCAACTTCATGGCGTTCTCGTACCTGCTCGGCGACATGACCGGGCAGATATTCACCATCTTCACCATCACCGTGGCCGCGGCCGAGGTGGCGGTGGCGCTCGGCATACTCATAGCGCTCGTAAGGAGCAACAAAACGTTCAACGTCGACGAGATCGACGCTCTGAAAGGGTAA
- a CDS encoding NADH-quinone oxidoreductase subunit J: protein MEKLFFLMFAAVAVASGLAVVTVRNPVHSALALIMCLIQVAALFVLLRSPFLAAVQIFIYVGAVMVLFLFVVLILDMRKAVLQAFPPVKKRFVVGVILVLAAQMLAFVFLTPMGISPAVAWEPTVESIGRMLFTKYLFPFEVVSVILLAALVAAIVIAKERR, encoded by the coding sequence ATGGAAAAGCTATTTTTTTTGATGTTCGCGGCGGTCGCGGTTGCTTCGGGCCTGGCGGTGGTGACAGTCAGAAACCCGGTGCACAGCGCCCTTGCGCTCATAATGTGCCTTATACAGGTCGCGGCGCTCTTCGTGCTCTTGAGGTCGCCCTTCCTGGCGGCGGTGCAGATATTCATATACGTGGGCGCGGTCATGGTGCTTTTCCTCTTCGTCGTCCTCATACTCGACATGAGGAAGGCGGTCCTTCAGGCCTTCCCGCCCGTGAAGAAGAGGTTCGTCGTAGGGGTCATTCTGGTGCTCGCGGCGCAGATGCTGGCCTTCGTCTTCCTTACCCCGATGGGGATCAGCCCGGCCGTGGCGTGGGAGCCGACGGTCGAGTCGATCGGAAGGATGCTATTTACTAAGTACCTCTTCCCGTTTGAAGTCGTTTCGGTGATCCTCCTGGCCGCGCTGGTTGCGGCGATAGTCATAGCAAAGGAGCGTCGGTGA
- a CDS encoding NADH-quinone oxidoreductase subunit I, whose protein sequence is MSKGPSRIAEFIKKALFVDFVKGLSITLKYNVSRSITLKYPDEEKWVPDRRFRGQHTLNKDENGRELCVACELCAKVCPTKCITVIPMEDNTGRGIADRVAKVWKVELARCMFCGYCEDACPTRAVRLGRDYELACLDLSCTTREKDELLKPQSIPESIQGGFIVRSKFERTPEGIRVVPDLRMQKKRNL, encoded by the coding sequence ATGAGCAAAGGGCCGAGCAGGATAGCAGAATTCATAAAAAAAGCCCTCTTCGTCGATTTCGTGAAGGGGCTCTCGATAACGCTCAAGTACAACGTTTCGAGGAGCATTACGCTCAAGTACCCGGATGAGGAGAAGTGGGTCCCGGACAGGAGGTTCCGCGGCCAGCACACCCTTAATAAGGACGAGAACGGCCGCGAGCTCTGCGTAGCATGCGAGCTTTGCGCAAAGGTCTGCCCGACCAAATGCATAACCGTCATCCCTATGGAGGACAATACGGGCAGGGGCATTGCGGACAGGGTGGCAAAGGTCTGGAAAGTGGAGCTCGCCAGGTGCATGTTCTGCGGCTACTGCGAGGACGCCTGTCCCACGAGGGCGGTAAGGCTCGGGCGTGACTACGAGCTCGCCTGCCTGGACCTCTCGTGCACGACCAGGGAAAAGGACGAGCTCTTGAAGCCCCAGTCCATACCCGAGAGCATCCAGGGCGGCTTTATCGTAAGGTCGAAGTTCGAGAGGACGCCGGAGGGCATAAGGGTCGTGCCGGACCTCCGGATGCAGAAGAAGAGAAACCTCTAA